The Toxoplasma gondii ME49 chromosome XI, whole genome shotgun sequence region CACACGTATATGCAGTAACGCGTGTGTTCTTTATGTCTATTCGCCCCTCGTTGTCTTTTGTCATGTCgaggcgtttctctgttccgAGAACGGCCGCTTGGCAATGGAAAAATCGGAGGGGTTTGAACACAGTGCTGTTCTgctctcctttgtctttgCTCCCGCGGGAGTGCAGCGCCAGGCCACGCCGGGTTCCTGCCAATCGCTACTGTGAGACATGCGTCGCGGCAAAAACGGATCTTGTTTGTTTCCAATCTGAAACTCTGTCTACATTCCTAAACGAGAGACCTTGTCTTGCCTAGGTCAGAAGCCAATACTTTGTTTTCAAAGGCAAGCTGACTTCTATGGGAAGGAttagaaaacagaaaagaacgcaCGCTTGATCGGACCGTTTCCGGAACGGACTCGGATAGTCTCCTGGCTGGGACAAGTGGTCCGCGTCCTTCGTTATAGAGACGTAAAACAGATGTTTTATCGGCCACTTTTCTTGTCAGTGCTCTTGCGGTCAGCTGATGGAGGGTTTAGGGTAATTGAGTTTTCGGTCCGTCACAGTTGTAGGGTCACTTTGTGATCAGATACATCGACATATCAGTATGTTTCGGAGCGGAGAACAGTAGAAAAAGCGGACAGGCGGGCTCTCAAGGGATGTGATACAGACATAGTACCACCGCTTTTCCCGGTGTGTGAAAGCTCGCTTACACGTTTGGTGTCAGCAGATAGTAGTGGCATGAGtgcgtcttcgtttttgTTTAGAccagaaaaggaaatgcTAAGTTGAAACACTACGCCAGTCTGTAGGAGGCTCGATGTCTGTCAGCTTCGCTGGATTGCAACATTTTGCTCTGGACAAGCGTTTGGACGTTTTTCCGACCTTAAAAGTGAATGATGAGAGGCCCTGAAAGAACAACACGAGCGGGGAAGAAACACGAATAGCTCCGTGTCGTctttgctgcttctgcagatTGCTCCTGTCTGTGCGTAGACTATCGAGGGAACAGAAGTTTTCCAAACGCTTCCAATCCGAAAGACAAACAAAGTCAGAAAaactttctttctgctttctgaAATTGCCGCTGGTATCATTCTCGTTTTCAGAAACCCATTTCCAGCAGTTCCCCTTCGAAACACCGAGAGTCCTCGAGGGTCGATTCGCGTTCCCTTAGGGTCGCGAAGGCGCCTTTTGTGCACCTTGCCAGGAAGCAAGATTTCATGTTCCAACAGTTTACGCGGAGAGCGAACCCTTTAATCATACGGAGACATGCTCGAACATGCGCGCGAagtgttttttttctttgagATTTCAGCACGCCACAGAACTTGGAAGAGATATTTTGCGCGTATGGCCGAGCTGATTGCCATACAACTGTGCgcctcttgttttctttgccAGGAGTTAGAAATTGAGGGGGATagcggaggcgagagatCTGGTGTGTCAATCAAGAACGAACAATTTGCTGTTGTTCCTGGCGTGTCAATGAGCTTTTTCTGCCAGCAGGTTGACTCGTGGGGTCCTCCCCTCAGTTGCCGGAGCCGCTTGTTGAGCCTGTAACAGGTCCCGTAAGATGGTTTTCTTGTCCATGACTCCGTCACGCGTCAGTTGTTGATTTCGTTCCGGTTAAAAAACAGCCTGCATTATTTTTGATGAAAGGAGAGCGTCCTGTCCGCTGAACTTATTGTGCGATACTACCATTTGTACAGTGCCTACGTGCTTCTGAAGAAATGGATGATTCTTTAGAAATGCACAGTGCAAAACCTTTGTTTGGTGAGCATAcactacgagttggactatAGGTTTGGATtttgaaggtctttgtctATTGTTCAAGTATCTGGAGCACTAGCGACGCAAGCTATGGTTCGACTGTCGCCGGGGGCCACCGTGACGAATATCGAAAAGGGTTCTCAAGGTGAAGTGGCTGGAAAATACAGTGGACGGATACTTTCTTGCCGCCTTGATGGAATCCAACAACACCCGTGTATTCCTGTTTCTTGTGACAGAGAAACGGGCAAGTCGTAAAATAGACTCACCAGAAAAGGGTAGTTCCTGTAAGCGTAAGAATCACACTCTATAATGCGTAACGGGGACTgtagcttcagttgttatctgGTCGGTGCTGCACGCCTGGTGACATACTGTGACTCTAGCATGGTTTCGAGAGCACGCAATAGATCTATGAGTCTGTTCCGGGCACACCTTGTACTTCATAAGTATAGAATACGGGAGTTCTAATCTGCGGGTTACCCCACACCTCCATGTCGGCTCATTACTACCATTCTATTGAACACGATTCCGTTTCGAGCGTATAGTTTTAGAGTGGAACGAAGCTTCGGCCTCGATACGGTGTCCTCGTTCCCTGAAAAATGAACCTCCATATATAAAGGACAAAACGTGCAACAGACAGGATCTCTACTTCTAGATTTCGGGCTTCTCTCTAGAATTCACCGCCATGGCAGAGTCAACAGAGGAGTCAGGTAAGGGAATGGATTTTGTTTGCTGCGGAGGGTGCACAGAGTAGGCTGCATATTTCTATTAGAGTCCTGCGCATCCAACCGTAGGTTGAGGCCCAGCGACACTAATCATACAGAACATGTCCATTGGTCACTTATCTCCCACTCCTTCCGCTTTTATAGAAAATACCTCGTGTACATGCTAGAGAGACCATCTGTGGTCGTCGGGGGTTGCCGTCCGAGATAGTATAGTGGCTAGTATTTCCGCCTGTCACGCGGAAGACCCGGGTTCAATTCCCGGTCTCGGAGTTGCTTTTTAAAGGGGATGCCTTATCCGTTTTTGGCAGCACACAGTCAACAAGGGTATACACTCGCTCAACTCCGTCTACACCAGTATTGGTCGGTAATTGATCCCTCGTCTTCATTAGTTAAGGCTGAACTTCCGCCCTCTCCATCCGTCCTCACAACCTCTTCGCGGAACACTATGTGCAGCATTGCTCGTCGCGGTTGTGGCTTTCCCTCCTCCTGTGCTCAGCGTTTCTTGCTCTTTTGCCACCACTCATCTAACGTTGAACCAACAAGGCAAGTTTTGCCGGAGAGATTTGTCAGAACGAAAAACCAGGAGAGCCCGACACTGTTTTTTGTGTCGTGTTCCAGGCAATTCAGCTCGCGCCGTGTTTCTGTGCTTACTACGGCGAACTGGAATGGCACATCAGCTTCTTTGCCTGAAGTTTTGTTAGTCTCCGTGCAGCTGGAGGTAAAAGGTTTGTTTGAGACTTAGACAAGCATTGGAGCAGCTTGTTTTATTCGAGAGTTCACTCTCAATCTTACGAACAACAattacatacatatacacacacctCATACCATGTTGCAGCCTCGAAGTGCGCTGTGTTTGTCGGCGATATTGgattttttctttgtttctgcatATTTGCACGCCAAGGATTTGACAAAGACTCCCGTGGTATCAACCTCTCTGCTCGTTCATCTACGGGCACTCTCAGTCCACTGGGTTTtctcttgcatgcacgtaGGCATGCATTTTGCTGCACATCATATGGCTGCCGTATGGAAACAGTGAAAGCCTCTGCTCGTTCATGATCGACCCGACTCATTTTTAACCAACTGCCATGTTTCGCTATCCCTTActtctttctgtcgtctcttttccacccgGTTGGCTCTGCCCCGAGGCGACACAACAGACCcattctttcctctttcctcacCTTTCCCGACAACACAGAACAGCACATGCAATCGCGGGTGTTGGTCCGAGCCACGATTTCCAGGGTTGCCAGCGGAGCAGAAACTCCCGCGTCTCACTCTTCCTGCACTTGCTACTCCATTCCATTAACGCGGCTGTTCTGAGCCGAGGCGCATGACAGACAAGTAAGCGCTGGTGCATGCCCTGCGAAGAAACGGCAAAAAGACAACCGATGCCTGTCGCCACAGCGCTTGCAGCGAGTCTTTTATGGGGAAGCGCTGTttgcagagaaggcggaatGCAGATAATCCGTCAGCAACACCGCCTTCCCCTTCCCGTTTTGGCTCACTGCGGGCACATGCGCTGTCTCGTTCAGAATACagtcgttttgtctctcaCACTTATCAGTTGTGTTTCTTGACTAGGGATCCGTCAAGTCCGCTCTCGGCGACGAACGCGCAATGAGGAGCGCGAAGGGGGGGCCCGCGCCGAGCGGGACTTTGTGTTCCTCGTCGATTCCTGCTCCAGTTGCTCCGTTCCTTGCTTCCTGTTCGTCTCGCTTTGCGAAACAACTCACGGACATCTTCCGCCGACTTTCGCTGCCTTTTTCGACGCTTCAAGTGGAGGCGATTCACCGGCTTCTGACACTGGCCCTTGAGAAAGAAAGCCAGGCGTTCCCCGCGCATCTCCAGGCGGCCGTCGCCCTTCTCTTTCACACGCTGCGTCCCCAGCGGCCTGAGGCGCTGTCGCCGGATGCCTGTACACCCCAAGcaggcagcgaaggcggcgtCGTTGGATCCGGCAGAGCTGCGTACCTCCAGAATGTCGCCTTTCTGCCGTCTCTCGACGCAGCGGTCACACTCGCGGGCCCTACCGCcgtccctgttctctcttcgctttcctctcaaTCTCCTCGGAGCGACGTCCTTTTCAGCGCCTTTCCTCCCCTCGTCAGCTCGGTCCTCGACCCGGGTGTGGCGTGCGCCTCCGTTCCGGCCGGTTTTGCCGCCGTGAGAGCCGCGGCGCTCAGCGCCCTCGTCCAACTCGTAGCTGCGGGCCTCCTTGACCTCCATCGCGTCACGGACGAGATTCTCGCGAGTGCAGCTGCTCttgagagaaacaggactgcactggcttcttctccgaagCCAACCGAGTTTCCCGTTCGTGTGGATTTGACCTCAATTCTCCCCGAAGGTCTTCAAAGACTactcttcgcctccctcctTCAGGAGGCTCTCGCGGGCCGCGTCGGAGCTCCCCGCTTCGCCggggcttcttcttccacgcgttcttcttctctcaacgctgcttcctcgtctctctctccgagCCAAGGAGAGACCGAAGGAGAGCTCCAGTGCTCTCTGCCGTCTTGTGTGACTCTTTCAGAGGCCTCTGCTCTTTTATCGAAAACGCTGCAGCGCCTCGCTGCCTTCGATAGCCATGTCGGTCTCTCCATCCTCGAGCCTCTCAGTGacgttctcctcgcctgctgcGCCTCCGAGAACGCGGCGcccactgcatgcgaaacCGGAGATCTGCCGCTCTTCCCCCTTCCTTCGTCTGACTCTCTCCCCCGATACTCCCACAGTTCCTCACCTGGCAAACAGGCAcaggccgagagagaagctgacGAAGGGAGGCTTGCGGGCTCGAGCTGCATGGCGCACCAAGATGCGCCGGGGAGACAAGGGTACGCAAAATCTGAAGAGAAGGGCATTGTTCGCGCTTGcgacttcttttcttcattgcgcttctctccgaaAACCTTTCGAAGCGACGTTCTCCTACACTTGGTCCTTCCCCTCCTTCGGGACGCCCTGCTCGTCTGTGGAGCTCCCGAGACGCGATCCCGGGCCCTCGCGATCGAGCGGCTCCTGGCGGCCGCTGCGGCGTGTGTCGAGGCCGAGCGCCGAGCGCATTCCTCCGCGGGGGAAGCGAATGCTTTTTCTCAGGCTGTGAAACCTGCGAGGTGCGGAGATCAGAGGACTGGCCTGGGGTTAAACGGAGGCCCCCCCTTTGCCAGGGACGGAGACTCGAAGAAAGGGCAAAATGTAGCgcacgaagaagcagatcgAACGGCTAGCAAgcaggaaaacgcgaaagaagTAGAAGAGGAACCTGTAGGTCTCTTGCTTCGGTTCATCTTTCAAGAACTGCACAACGTTGACCCGCCATCGGGATTCCTCTCTTGCTGGGATGCAGCGCACCGGGTTCTCAAgttgcggtgtacgtacaccccgaGCGACGAGCAGGTTGGGCTCGGCAGCCAACTGGCGTTTGCGCTGCTTCACCGCGCATGCCTCGAGCGCCAGAGTGGACGCGACGCAACTCTGATTCTTCGTCGGTTCGCAAGTTGGATTGAAGAGGAGGGAACGGCGTCGGCGGCGCAGCCGCTCGAGTGTCTTTTcccgcagagaggagacggaaagtCCCCAGAGAGCGTCGCGCAGCGAGCGCCGTGGGACCCTCTGCAAGGAACAGAGAGTGTCTGGCGCGCGCGGCTACTCGCGTGTTCCGTCGGGTGGCTTCTCTGGCAGTTTCCAAGTGAATCGGAACTCGGGCcgttgctgcatgcatgcgcgcatcttctctcgcttctcgcctcgctctctggaGCCCGAGAGCAAACAGTCAGAGACGGGGACGCTTCCTCGCGTGCACCAACTGCAGGCAGAGGAGGCGGCGCCGGAGTGGACGGCGCttcggcggagacaggatACAGTCAAGGGTCTCCTGTTCGCGCGGAGCAACAAGCTTTGTTCTCTTCGCacctcgtcctcctcgtgCCTCTCCTTAGTCTCCAACAGACCTGCCCCCGAGACAGCCCGCACCTGTCGCGCGTCGCATGGCTCGCCGAGGCAGCTGCGTCGGCGAGCCGCGCGTGTCTCCAAGCTGGAGCAGAGGCGCTCAGCAGGTCTTCTGCTCCAGGAGCGAGCCGACGAACAGGCGAGGGCGCGAACTGCGAGAGAGCTGTCGCGACACTCGAAGGATTGCCGGCGCGTCTCGGACGGGCTGCTGGCAGCCACCTCTTGCCCTGGCTCACGGCAGCTCTGTGGCTTTTCCACATCATTGACAGACCTTTGGTCGAACTCACAACGCAATCAGAAACTCTCcggtctcctctgtctcttcactcgtcttcttcgaagtcttcgtcttcttctcattcttcgtcttcttctcactcttcgtcttcttctcattGTTTGGATTCTCATTGTTTGGATTCTGCTGGTTCGGTCCAAGGTGGAGACTCACAGGCGCACTTGTTTCTGggttcctttttttccggGGACGCCTTCTCCAAgggtctgtctccgctggtGTTTGCGCGCGACCAcggcctcgtctctcttcttctctctgttctcctgcTGTCGGAGTTTCCCCAACATagggcgcatgcatgcaagggcCTCCTGGCCACCCTGCAGGCGCAGCCTTTGGAGGCGCAGCGCGCCCTGCCGGTCCTCCACTTCGCCGCCGCGCACCTccctctgctgcctctcctcgcctccctcAGGGCGCTGTCGCTCGCATCTCTCCCAGCCTCTCAGAGCGAAAACACAGAGCAGCaacagcagacagagactcacgagacagagagacggaaggcagacagacaggcgacagagagcgaagcgagacAAGGAACGACGCAGCGAAGAACAGTCGTGGAGAGGGCACATCGAGATTGGCGAGGCGAGGGGAGTACGAGGGAGACTCCACAGAGACCTGCAGCGGGCTCTGCGGGCAtggcggaagagagacagccgagaggAACGCTGGAGGCTGTGAGGGGGCCATTCGAGAGCGCGAGCATTCTtctggaagaagagtcgATCCGTTCTGCGCTGTGCTCCTgtgcagctgtctccgctgccCGGTTCTCCCACTTCCTTGGTGCGGCCGCTCGTGCGTCCTGGGCCTGCGAAGGAAGCGACCAAGGCGGCGTAGAGAGAGGGGAATTGTTTTCAGGCTTCCCCAAGGCGTCTGTAGAGACAGCAGGGCCTGGGGGCAGAGCTGCGGAAGCcgagaggcgcatgcatgcgctggcgGCTCTGTGGCGAGTGCAGCAAGTGGCAGTCGTTGCTCTGACGGGTCACGTTCTCGCGGCGCTCCCAGCGGACAAGTACCTGGTGCCGCCTGCGTACAGAGCTCTCTTGGATATCTCCGGATACAGCGGATCTCCTCCCGCATCGCATGAGaattccttctcttctggaaTCTCCCCGTCTCGAGTTCTAGAACGGAGCTCCTCGTGTCTCACATGGGCGCCGCTCGacccctctctcttcacgcCGGCGCTCCGCGCGTGTCTTCTCCATCCGCTCTTGACTCGACTCTTTGTCGTCGGTgaactgtctccgtcgaAACTGCTCCTTTCTCCCGAGTCGTCTGCcctgttccctctcttcACGTTCTGCTCTGCGCCGCCTGCGCGGActccttctcgcgcgtcttctgctttcgcgtctctgtcttcgctgtcttctgcgtGCGAGGAGCCCGCGACTGCAGATGCGGGGCAGCGAGCTGTGAGTCGCGCAATGCTGCTGGCTGTTCAAGACATCACGCGAGGGAGTTCCGGCTTTGCTTGCACCGGAGCCGCGGCGCCTCTCCTTCAGCATGCACTGCCGCAGATCCAGCTAGCTCTCGAGGCCGAGACTGCGGCGATCCGCGCCCAGGCCGTCGACCTCCTTTCGCTGTTTTGTCTTGCGGGCGTGCTCTGTCCGGGCAAAGTGAAGCGAAtcctcgagaaaaaaaatctCTTGAATCTCTTTCAACAACCTCCTGAAATCACACGCGCAGTTGCGTGCTTCCTCCGGGCCTACatcgtgtgtctcctccacgcTTCCGCCgatccgtcttcttctgcctcttcttcgtcctccgaTGTGAGAGTCGCTTCACTTTctggggaggaggaggcgaaggtgCTTGAGGTTCTGGGTCTCCTTGAGGAAATCTGTCAGctgggtgcatgcgcgcgggCGCGgagtgtctcttttctgggAGCGAGCCTCGTTGTGCCTGCTTTGTACGACGCAGAAGGCCAACCTGTCGCCGTTCCtgcgcgagaggaagcgccGCTTtcagcttcgtcttcgcgcttctcggAGCAGAAAGTGGAGACCCCTGGCGGCGCGTCCGTCCCCCTCGAGAGGTGGCGCCCTTCCCCTCCGCAGGCGCTGGCGGCGAGCACTCCCTGCTTCACTCAGCGAGGTCgccagacggagaagcagacgactgGGCTTCCACTGGAAGCTTCGCTCTCGACTTGTCGCTTCCTCACGCCGTCCGGCCTCGCGTCGCTTTTGCTCCTCCCGCTTTCGCTCGCCTCAGTGCGCGGGGCGGCTCTCGCCCTGGCCGCGGCGATGCAAAAGGAACGAGGCCTCTTGGGTCGACGCCGAGCGGAGGGTGCTACGCACGCAAGCGGGAGAAGTCGGTGCATGCTGAGAATTCTGCGCATGCTccacgagaaacgcgaaagagccgcggcgagaggcagcagaccCTCGCCATCGACCGCCGACAGGGCCGGAGGCGGCATCATCCAGGGCGAGGAAGTTGTCAGAGGGgacgggaagagaagagaagcgagcggcgactgcggcgaggaagaacgaggagacagaggcggagCAGGAAATGTGGACGGGGAGAACGCAATCATTTCCATGGTTCTTCTCGAAGAACACAAAACCGATCCACGGAAAAAAGGTCAGAAGAAAatgctttctctttcttctttctctttcgtctcctccctcttcttctccacctttttgtacttctttcttcgtcgccatcattttctcctcttctcatcACTTGGTACACTCATTGTGTAGTCATCTATCACAGGTTCTAACGTCCTGTCTTCTGTAGATTGcatccccttctctccttttgcgGCTTTCGCACCCGCACAGACGCCGAAGCCGTAGGCAGCTGGACGTCATTTTCAGACTTTGCGGTGCTTCCTTCGTTGTTGGTTTCCGGTTTTTTAATTTTTTTAGGAGTTGTATTTTCGAGCACTCACATATATTTATTTTTATACACCCCGAACTGGTTTCCTCCCGCATCGACTTTAGAAAAGTGGAGACGTagcgtcttcgcttcttccaccCGGCGATCgtgcgtcgtctccttccggTCTGCGCTAACACAAGAGACCTTTGAGTTTTCTATGTGAAATGTTGCAGGTTCCGGAGCTGCGACAGAAAGGCTCTTGGCCGATCGCCAGCGCGCCGCTTTCCTCGCTCAGATCAAAGCCGCCGCCTCAACCAGTCGCCTCCAAcaccctctccttcttccgctcttcccGCGACTCTGGCGGGAACTCTTGATCGAGTGAGAatctttgttctctttcctcacgTTGAATTGGATGCCACCGAGACTCATTGTCCCCTGTTCTACATCTCTAAATCGCACAGCGCCGTTTCTTCCTGTGCAAGTCCTCTCCATCGGAGACCGAGAATGGCCTGTGGTTCCCGTTCCACGTGTGAACATCACACAGCTCTAGgggtctctgtttcttctttcgcagcTCTAGTTCTGCGAGCGATAAGAcgtttcgcttttcctcgaaTGACCCAGACTCCGCAGAACTTGCGGAGCGCTCTGGACTATCTGCATTATTGTTGATACGCATTGTACTGCAGCAGCTCCACGCATCACAAGCGAGTCCAGATTTTGCGTGGAATTGGAGGAACGTGTCCTGCATGAAGTCGCCGCAATTTCGTCGTAAAGGATACCCTCATCATAAACGGTCGCAGCAGTAGCGGTTAAAGACGACAGCACTTTCGTATGATGTAATTGAATGTCGAGAGGCCTCTTGGAGACAGTTAACAAAGTACGAGCTCCAGGGGACACAGCGGAGGCGGGACAAATCCGTGAAcgaaatgcatgcaaaaacgtTTTGATGGCAACGACTCGCTTTTGCCTTGGAGGCGACTTGTTGGCAGCTAGCCAGCGTGAGAGCCTTGCAGCAGGTTTCTCCAGCTGTTCGTTGCCCGCAATCTGGTCTCGTCTGTCAAACTATTTGTGCACAAGTCtgtcttcttgttttcttctgtctctgtgtacaAGCATGTATATAGGCTGTATGTGAATATCTCCCagtctgtgtgtgtcgctCGGGCTCATCCTCTCTACGCTAGTGCAtatgcgtctctgtctctatcAATGCGTAGGTTTATCAGGAATGCTGTAGACACGTTCTGCTCTGATTTATGTAACTGGGGGTACAGCTGTTTCGTATCGACTGGTCGTTCATGTTCCGATCGTTTTAGCATCTCTGCAC contains the following coding sequences:
- a CDS encoding hypothetical protein (encoded by transcript TGME49_316470), giving the protein MRSAKGGPAPSGTLCSSSIPAPVAPFLASCSSRFAKQLTDIFRRLSLPFSTLQVEAIHRLLTLALEKESQAFPAHLQAAVALLFHTLRPQRPEALSPDACTPQAGSEGGVVGSGRAAYLQNVAFLPSLDAAVTLAGPTAVPVLSSLSSQSPRSDVLFSAFPPLVSSVLDPGVACASVPAGFAAVRAAALSALVQLVAAGLLDLHRVTDEILASAAALERNRTALASSPKPTEFPVRVDLTSILPEGLQRLLFASLLQEALAGRVGAPRFAGASSSTRSSSLNAASSSLSPSQGETEGELQCSLPSCVTLSEASALLSKTLQRLAAFDSHVGLSILEPLSDVLLACCASENAAPTACETGDLPLFPLPSSDSLPRYSHSSSPGKQAQAEREADEGRLAGSSCMAHQDAPGRQGYAKSEEKGIVRACDFFSSLRFSPKTFRSDVLLHLVLPLLRDALLVCGAPETRSRALAIERLLAAAAACVEAERRAHSSAGEANAFSQAVKPARCGDQRTGLGLNGGPPFARDGDSKKGQNVAHEEADRTASKQENAKEVEEEPVGLLLRFIFQELHNVDPPSGFLSCWDAAHRVLKLRCTYTPSDEQVGLGSQLAFALLHRACLERQSGRDATLILRRFASWIEEEGTASAAQPLECLFPQRGDGKSPESVAQRAPWDPLQGTESVWRARLLACSVGWLLWQFPSESELGPLLHACAHLLSLLASLSGAREQTVRDGDASSRAPTAGRGGGAGVDGASAETGYSQGSPVRAEQQALFSSHLVLLVPLLSLQQTCPRDSPHLSRVAWLAEAAASASRACLQAGAEALSRSSAPGASRRTGEGANCERAVATLEGLPARLGRAAGSHLLPWLTAALWLFHIIDRPLVELTTQSETLRSPLSLHSSSSKSSSSSHSSSSSHSSSSSHCLDSHCLDSAGSVQGGDSQAHLFLGSFFSGDAFSKGLSPLVFARDHGLVSLLLSVLLLSEFPQHRAHACKGLLATLQAQPLEAQRALPVLHFAAAHLPLLPLLASLRALSLASLPASQSENTEQQQQTETHETERRKADRQATESEARQGTTQRRTVVERAHRDWRGEGSTRETPQRPAAGSAGMAEERQPRGTLEAVRGPFESASILLEEESIRSALCSCAAVSAARFSHFLGAAARASWACEGSDQGGVERGELFSGFPKASVETAGPGGRAAEAERRMHALAALWRVQQVAVVALTGHVLAALPADKYLVPPAYRALLDISGYSGSPPASHENSFSSGISPSRVLERSSSCLTWAPLDPSLFTPALRACLLHPLLTRLFVVGELSPSKLLLSPESSALFPLFTFCSAPPARTPSRASSAFASLSSLSSACEEPATADAGQRAVSRAMLLAVQDITRGSSGFACTGAAAPLLQHALPQIQLALEAETAAIRAQAVDLLSLFCLAGVLCPGKVKRILEKKNLLNLFQQPPEITRAVACFLRAYIVCLLHASADPSSSASSSSSDVRVASLSGEEEAKVLEVLGLLEEICQLGACARARSVSFLGASLVVPALYDAEGQPVAVPAREEAPLSASSSRFSEQKVETPGGASVPLERWRPSPPQALAASTPCFTQRGRQTEKQTTGLPLEASLSTCRFLTPSGLASLLLLPLSLASVRGAALALAAAMQKERGLLGRRRAEGATHASGRSRCMLRILRMLHEKRERAAARGSRPSPSTADRAGGGIIQGEEVVRGDGKRREASGDCGEEERGDRGGAGNVDGENAIISMVLLEEHKTDPRKKGSGAATERLLADRQRAAFLAQIKAAASTSRLQHPLLLPLFPRLWRELLIEYMESLPSSESRLMFSRDGRLSGGKNRTCTRELESLFEAIAPCLLNSSSRLTQQRPPQFAAFSSFLASLALVHPALAPRAVQTLQRCLFVDAVGDTRETPDWIVSGCLLALSSLHGASITVPDFFPMCCFLLRESSSAATQGTVFVAAAADARAHPTDKAELLRLLQLYVHLGRHASCAEGEAAARRRIRALKAEARRRDGDAEEEPDGGEAGEEMSSSANPNLHAVASEGVSQNALEELEDALWSLPLETLPLGWFLGLASVARLLHENVPDPTVFFSFFHHTTLRLEAAFFGCHKHRAGLQKNKGENPSPLTTSSFSSFSSSASSRDAPVSLALLPLSTLVPALLESGVLSLRRVCDFLSSLASFLASASDAVSAVCWFAVAHLVWSLSGFLARHMRTSSPVSSRSSSLRGEQNAGSSSRMCEALLRLHDLLVAWLASSSSVADRGARALAVAALAGVHTPLGSPGKSGQPCTFAEDLASADGRPFHAVGMFLRRLHARLQREAGEATEKTHPHSASQDPSAPPGADSSSRVLTEDEAYNSTEDATEDAADDGWGERGEEGIPSAIAQFLEQLEASAAPLVRLQSGVQATPRTADPEGTFVLCQLYVQLRASARGGVHGRAHQVLPEQSLLRFAVDEVLRAARASCLPRFLPARQASRPSSSSEVAECTVQPFAFAFPSFPSSDSSSASSAFPLASSAAVCPPQTRTDYLQLAHLVALLEALAAVRPSLPDLGLHAPLDRLWWLAAARLEELLKPREVEKKTREARQSRRPGQRCTDASCRDERNTRRGDEELEEETERVERLEKAEGRGRSEDASGDDRRDEEEVEALWGLQIALLRVCGAHACNAPLLAQVSCSWAYAMFFAENAGEEKRGQREDRERKIPGEQPRDADKQDARPSSLCLNPEAPSAVRNLARTHTPSPPCSSSLASSLHRKAPMSRAVKFVFLAELPSLLEALPRSEAVSLLAHIFTRGLEGPQRAPKLWCAALFALKRVLLAFLDCRDAAAVAGGGSSDRVALSGFLAEEEQDESLRQIEQLLGQWLLPRLSLDPVLAQPAGNAAAPCSVPTPEATKCGAVGRRGMVPFPVLAHLAEALEVLLVAKKTRRKKGKSEVNDAQSPFHADCIEGVSHLPVLVLGYLILKRVLPTSHLHRLRDQLLLPPQHLSPLSSAASPVSPSSGERGEAASGFASLETEELSLPCRRDFVDRELVSFAFIAASLPWPEQLEILHGVVCSVSVHRVSVQRVVHLLVAFALFATAPHLAVLLLDPVLDGVCEKEKGKEGARTFEEAAKRSRFPVTGDGADEEISRETKLREPECLYTSDAGIRWLMDQQRAERVTEETRSRQRSSSSRFVSSSSSSSSFPGAFLDSCLGWEEEESVNLQLAVSPEESGLFPSVLQIIPRAFLGIRSFFSFHFSPNLPHWQSLLLHAPSQRPSLLPPSLCALALPPATALALSYGQQDAALLLKRREKLFLRIHLPSSLLFSLSPSLTPDLKSFSSSHYPFSPPSPSSVSGELRASSSLESLFRLAAPFALRELRMLLVKSARLQKELSLPSAQELGLERKDLGRRFPQKAEKTSVDVLWLLRCFDDLLASPSVSRLVQL